TCAGACGGGGGCTTGCTAATCATGGCCAACGCACTCCCGGCGCTGCCGCAATTCCTAACCCTTCAAAAGGTAGCGGACATCCTGGCCGTCTCCGACAAAACGGTGAGGCGGCTGATCGACCGCGGTGAT
The genomic region above belongs to Brevundimonas vitisensis and contains:
- a CDS encoding helix-turn-helix domain-containing protein, with the protein product MANALPALPQFLTLQKVADILAVSDKTVRRLIDRGDLPRHKVGRQVRISERDLRDFIALRRGF